A single window of Pseudarthrobacter defluvii DNA harbors:
- a CDS encoding L-aspartate oxidase has product MTGQLVVVGSGIAGLYAALLAADAGADAVLLTKGALENSNTWYAQGGISAVLAEPAPGDSVAAHIADTLRAGAGHCNEAAVRQMCREARRDIAGLQRYGVTFDAAGAGAAHDGGPALGLEAAHSAPRILHAGGDATGARVAAALIQAVLSRRDEGKLTLLTQAHATALIIRRGKVAGVQYLQGGRSMSLDTGAVLLATGGAGQLFAQTTNPGVATADGLALAVRAGAATADLEFFQFHPTCLAGAATAHPERLDGPLLISEAVRGEGAVLLDAGGRRFMQAYHPDAELAPRDVVSRSIALHLAKLGDPTGHVYLDARGIEQDRGAGFLRHRFPTLTRKTLDAGIDWTSELVPVAPAAHYWMGGVRTDLSARTTVPGLYAAGEVACTGVQGANRLASNSLLEGLVFGRRAVESFLAGDPGWDASRGSDAWGSPEGTPPRAVSAAGGLPLTHASGAPLGDRPHVTVPAAFEGETGWPGSPLGGLPSSFGGGANAGEPFSREALRRLMTSHAGVLRSRELLVEAGRTLDRWAAVVLPGAVVSSADASSADPAVHEDRNLLLAAQLLVAAALNRRESLGAHYRGDEPVEPGNPSSLRPKVSLLHD; this is encoded by the coding sequence GGATGCGGTGCTGCTCACCAAAGGCGCGCTGGAAAACAGCAACACCTGGTACGCCCAGGGCGGCATTTCCGCCGTGCTCGCCGAGCCTGCCCCTGGAGACAGTGTGGCCGCGCACATCGCCGACACGCTCCGCGCCGGGGCGGGCCACTGCAACGAAGCCGCGGTCCGGCAGATGTGCAGGGAGGCGCGGCGGGACATCGCGGGCCTCCAGCGCTACGGGGTCACCTTTGATGCGGCAGGCGCCGGGGCAGCGCACGACGGCGGGCCGGCCCTTGGGCTCGAAGCGGCCCACAGTGCCCCGCGCATCCTGCACGCAGGCGGCGACGCCACGGGTGCGCGCGTCGCCGCTGCCCTGATCCAGGCAGTGCTGTCCCGGCGGGACGAAGGAAAGCTCACCCTCCTCACCCAGGCCCACGCCACTGCCCTCATCATCCGCCGCGGAAAGGTAGCAGGAGTGCAATATCTGCAGGGCGGCCGGAGCATGAGCCTGGACACCGGCGCCGTCCTGCTCGCCACCGGGGGAGCAGGCCAGCTGTTCGCCCAAACCACCAACCCCGGCGTGGCCACCGCTGACGGGCTGGCGCTCGCCGTCCGCGCCGGAGCCGCCACGGCAGACCTCGAGTTCTTCCAGTTCCACCCCACCTGCCTGGCCGGCGCCGCCACCGCGCATCCCGAACGGCTGGACGGACCGCTGCTCATCTCCGAAGCGGTCCGCGGCGAGGGGGCTGTCCTCCTCGACGCCGGGGGCCGGCGCTTCATGCAGGCCTACCACCCCGACGCCGAACTGGCACCGCGCGACGTCGTCTCCCGCAGCATCGCCCTCCACCTGGCCAAACTCGGCGACCCCACCGGGCACGTCTACCTCGACGCCCGCGGCATCGAACAGGACAGGGGAGCAGGCTTCCTCCGCCACAGGTTCCCCACCCTCACCCGCAAAACACTCGACGCCGGCATCGACTGGACCAGCGAACTGGTCCCCGTCGCCCCCGCCGCCCACTACTGGATGGGCGGGGTACGCACGGACCTCTCCGCCCGCACCACCGTTCCCGGGCTCTACGCTGCCGGGGAAGTTGCGTGCACCGGCGTCCAAGGGGCTAACCGGCTGGCCAGCAACTCCCTCCTTGAGGGACTCGTCTTCGGCCGCCGCGCTGTTGAATCTTTCCTTGCCGGTGACCCGGGCTGGGATGCGTCCCGCGGCAGCGATGCTTGGGGGTCGCCTGAAGGCACCCCTCCGCGTGCTGTCTCGGCCGCTGGCGGCCTCCCCTTGACGCACGCTTCCGGGGCACCTTTAGGCGACCGACCGCATGTCACCGTCCCTGCTGCTTTCGAAGGCGAGACGGGTTGGCCAGGTTCGCCGCTCGGGGGTCTGCCGTCCAGCTTCGGTGGGGGAGCCAATGCCGGGGAGCCCTTTTCGCGCGAGGCTCTTCGGCGGTTGATGACCTCTCATGCCGGGGTGCTGCGCTCTCGGGAGCTGTTGGTTGAGGCCGGGCGGACGCTTGACCGTTGGGCCGCCGTCGTCCTTCCTGGTGCTGTTGTTTCTTCTGCTGATGCCTCCTCTGCCGACCCCGCGGTTCATGAGGACCGGAATTTGCTGCTGGCCGCGCAGCTGCTTGTCGCTGCCGCCCTCAACCGCCGGGAATCCCT